The DNA sequence CGGCAATCTGTCAAGCCGCCGTTTGACTAAAGTTATGCCTGTTATAATTCTAGCAAATCCAATACATaaccaaacattttttgtaatatttcataaattaagtatttaattctaGAAGTAATTACTAATTTTTTTACAGTAATAGCTGttaaagtacataaataattattagaattGAACGCAGTAGTGACCTTAAAGtgcaatactttattttaaaattatttatattgttctataatttaattgaaatctaTAAAGAACATTACATGCATTTTATAACTTACAATGatcaaatatataatattatattatatactcaagtatttaaaaatgccaattaattcaaattcattGAATTCTATACACTTAGTGCACACGGtagtaaaaaatgttacaacTTTATGTGTAACCTACCTACCATATGGCTCTTTATGAGCGTACTAAGGattacaatgtaataaaaagtacgCCGTTTCTTCTAATTACCATCTTTATGTATATACTTACAGTAACAAATTAAACCAGGATGAAATCTATTGCTTTGTTCGCAGCGGGTTCgaaattaatgatttcattaGAACACCGCGTTAATTTACCAAGTTATAGACTTGGGGttttataattagattattatttcATGATTTCCGTAGCTTTATCTActgtaaaatacttataatttaatataaaacagaataCATTGAATAAGCTTACActaagtaattttttaaatttcttttttgttattatttacaggTACCAGAATGAATTACCAAAGAAGATTAAATCAAGAGGCAAGGATGCCCACATGATACACGAAGAGCTTGTACAACTCATGAAATGGAAACAAGCGGTCAGTACGAGTTTATTATACTAACATCCAGCGAAACCCGTTCAATAACTATCGTATTATTGATAAACTATTACTTTTTGTGGCAAACGCTAGCAACAATGTTGATACCCTGAGACCGGCATACTAATTCGAAAATGTCAGTCTCAAGTCACAAGATTCGAATTaaatcttcatttaattttatagaaacaTCCATAAAATTTTTCGACGCTAATTATTTGCCCAAGAATCTCATTACCAAGGTTTAAGTTGATTTAAAACCTGAATTGAATGTTAAACTAACAACATCCGTGTTCCTATGCGAAAATAACGAAAAAACATCCATTCACAAACATACACGTGTCACGAGTGTCGATCATTCAAGAATAACTGAAGTCTGCAATAAGCACCGCAAGATTTATTAACATCTGACTAGTTCTTGCAACAAACGACCCATTCTTATATTTTACTCCTAACAATGGTTTCaacgtttttctttttcctatTACAGAGAGGAAGATTTTATCCACAATTATCATATCTGATAAAAGTGAACACGCCGAGGGCCGTGATGCAGGAGACGAAGAAGGCTTTCCGAAAGCTGCCAAACATAGAGTCCGCGATGGCGGCGCTCAGTAATCTAAAGGGAGTGGGCACCGCCACAGCGTCAGCCCTGCTGGCCGCCGCCAGCCCAGAAATAGCCCCCTTCATGGCTGACGAGTGCGTGCAAGCCATCCCTGAGATGGAAGGGAGCGACTACACTGCCAAGGAATACCTCAATTTTGTAAACCATATAAGGAACGTCTGTGATAGGTTAAATAAGGTTAGTACACACTACACAACATATTACAGCGATGTAGTTTTGTCCATGTTTGGCAAAGGGCCCAAGTACCCTTTTGTAATGTTTTGGCAGTAGAACCTAATGGGGTTAGCTTCAACACGTCCTACATGCTTTTTTTGGAGTAACGATGTCATGACTAAATTTACGACTCCTTACCATGTTACATAGTAGATACTAACAAGTTTTAGTACCGACTACCGAACGACATTACTTACATACTTCCATTTACTACTTTGAGATCTGTTTATTATCTTTAGAAGATGGGTATATGTCacttggaatatttaaaaaatgttaacttttGTTTGTAGGAACAAAACGGCTGTGGCAAGAAGTTCTCCCCGCACATGGTAGAGCTAACGCTATGGGCACACCACATACTGTCGGACCTGCAGCCCGAGCTCCTCGGCAAGGAGCCTCGAACTGTAGTCCCCGCCAACGGGGGCTCGCCACTGCCCAGTGACGAGAGCAATCTCGAACCGCCCGCCACTAACGGAAATGGTCAGTactaaaacatgttatttacatttgtatagAATAGACTGAAACAGCCGAAACATAAGCATGTGttaaaatgtcattattttttaacatctcCTTAGGAACTTCTAGAAACTACAAGATATGTtgccaaatatttcaataaatagtgtatacatatgtaaatacaaatttcctgaaacttataaagaaaacattcaTTACTAAAAGATTTTCGCACACAAACACAATACCACGGTACGGCAAAAAAGTTATCCTTAAACGTAtacttaacataaataaaacgtcAAAATGCTGTCGAAAtttcaaaagaaagaaaatatgttttttagttGCGATTTAGAAATACTTATCAGGACAACCTTGTTCTTCATGCGTATTTCGTGTAATAAatcataacaaatattattctcaCTACATCTCTgaaaaattactgaaataaaagtaacagaTATCCATCTAGCCCATACATTACTTATATTTGAAGctataatttatatctaatttagaacatatttcgaaaaaaaaaagttaatatgtAAATAGAGTCTGTGTAGACCGGAcgcaaaaatatatgtatattttcgcGCCTAAAAGTGACAATTATATAATAAAGGTACAATGTATACAATAAGAACTTTTTGCGAACAACGTTGTCGCCATTTACAGTTTTGCTAATTCTACAAACAATAGAAGggtatagttattttattacggTAATAACCGGCCTATTGTTACTAGCTAGGAGAATTGGAAGCCTAAAGTTAAAAAGTCCTACTAAGAATATTTCTTAACAGAGAAATCTAAAACAATGCTCATTCTAAATGAACAATGAAGTAGTACATAGGTACACTATTTCTTCTAGAAGATTTTATTCATTTGCGTTTCATACCGTGTATGGTGTAACGTAGGCTTAGGGTAGGTTATTCATTGTTGAAATGAGTTTATGAATATTAGGAAAATTTTCATGTAAGCTATATATCCGATGCtgtgttttttaatttggctCTAATATAATTCGGAGTtctttctaatttattattgagtTTGGAAGATAAATAGAATAGCTTAGTGGATATTATTTGCCTAACATCTGTAATTCAATCTGTAAAttcgtataaataaattagcatggcataaaaccttttaatttgaataaaatagttaaaataacgTTGACAGCATTTTATAAGGGCTTATTTACATTATTCGATATCCCGCATGTGAACCGCTAACGATGTCTATGATAACCGAATGCGGGGCCGACAAACGTGGACGACATAACGAGCACGTTTATGCTGTTGGCATTTCAACTCACAAAGTAACCAAAGTAACTCTAAAATATGTTAgtgtaattatgattttgaaGATTAGATACTTAGATATTTCTGTGTCTCAAATGTTCCTCAAATGTATTTTGGGATACGCGGGAGTATGGATGAAAATTAGTAGTCCAACTGTCTATTTAGAATAATAGACGCTAATCACCGgaatcattttattgtaatttaagtgCAGATGATAAGGTATGATCGTTTTTGCTGTAGGTAAATTACCGGACTCAGTGAACGAGGACACGACGACGTCGTGCACGGAAGACTCGATGGACGCGAAGGCGGCGTCCCCCGCCACGCCCGCCACCCCCGCCACGCCCGCCTCGCCCTCCGACAACTCAGACTCTGCCTTCAGCACGCCGCGTGCCAAACGGTAACTAGCGACACTACACGCACTACACGCAGTAATTACACAATTACATACCAATGCTCCTACAAACATTCCGCCTATCGACTTTATGCACACTTGTTTTGCAATATTATCGATAATATGTATCCGATACGTGTACGTATAGTCATtcgtttcgtttgttttatgCAGGCAAATAGAGGAGGCGAGTTCGGCAGAAGAGAACTCACTCGGTGACTCATCAGACGCGTCAGCGCTACCTGTCGCAAAGAAACTTCGAAAAGCTACAC is a window from the Trichoplusia ni isolate ovarian cell line Hi5 chromosome 3, tn1, whole genome shotgun sequence genome containing:
- the LOC113492017 gene encoding uncharacterized protein LOC113492017 isoform X1 → MATAKDTSTFFLEADAKDFDSVFKLYPQALKLKAEQKTKKPDELIKLDNWYQNELPKKIKSRGKDAHMIHEELVQLMKWKQARGRFYPQLSYLIKVNTPRAVMQETKKAFRKLPNIESAMAALSNLKGVGTATASALLAAASPEIAPFMADECVQAIPEMEGSDYTAKEYLNFVNHIRNVCDRLNKEQNGCGKKFSPHMVELTLWAHHILSDLQPELLGKEPRTVVPANGGSPLPSDESNLEPPATNGNGKLPDSVNEDTTTSCTEDSMDAKAASPATPATPATPASPSDNSDSAFSTPRAKRQIEEASSAEENSLGDSSDASALPVAKKLRKATH
- the LOC113492017 gene encoding uncharacterized protein LOC113492017 isoform X2; the encoded protein is MIHEELVQLMKWKQARGRFYPQLSYLIKVNTPRAVMQETKKAFRKLPNIESAMAALSNLKGVGTATASALLAAASPEIAPFMADECVQAIPEMEGSDYTAKEYLNFVNHIRNVCDRLNKEQNGCGKKFSPHMVELTLWAHHILSDLQPELLGKEPRTVVPANGGSPLPSDESNLEPPATNGNGKLPDSVNEDTTTSCTEDSMDAKAASPATPATPATPASPSDNSDSAFSTPRAKRQIEEASSAEENSLGDSSDASALPVAKKLRKATH